A stretch of the Desulfobacter sp. genome encodes the following:
- a CDS encoding transposase family protein, with protein MNEKKSLETFFDNIQDPRHHNKLHNLINVVIIAICAVVAGADTYEQIENFGKKRKRWLSKFLSLPHGIPSHDTLWQNF; from the coding sequence ATGAACGAAAAAAAATCTCTTGAAACTTTTTTTGACAATATTCAGGACCCCAGACACCACAATAAGCTTCATAATTTAATTAATGTCGTCATCATCGCAATTTGTGCGGTAGTTGCTGGCGCAGACACTTATGAGCAAATTGAAAACTTTGGCAAAAAGAGAAAAAGGTGGTTGTCAAAATTTCTAAGCCTTCCCCATGGGATACCCTCCCATGACACACTTTGGCAGAATTTTTGA
- a CDS encoding ISAs1 family transposase produces the protein MTHFGRIFERMNPNEFQSSFMHWVQSVAKMTKGQVIAIDGKTLRRSHDTSNDKKAIHMISAWASSNKVVLGQLKTEEKSNEITAIPNLLKLLDISGCIITIDAMGTQKKIAETRINKGCDYVLALKENHGSSENRVPGLRNITGKAITQ, from the coding sequence ATGACACACTTTGGCAGAATTTTTGAAAGGATGAACCCGAATGAATTTCAGAGCAGTTTTATGCACTGGGTTCAGTCGGTTGCAAAGATGACCAAAGGTCAAGTCATTGCAATCGACGGCAAAACTCTAAGGCGTTCACACGATACCTCCAATGATAAGAAAGCCATTCATATGATCAGTGCGTGGGCTTCGTCTAATAAAGTGGTTTTAGGGCAATTAAAAACCGAAGAAAAATCAAATGAAATTACGGCCATTCCAAATCTTTTAAAACTTTTAGATATCTCGGGCTGCATTATAACCATTGATGCCATGGGCACTCAAAAGAAAATCGCTGAAACCAGAATAAACAAAGGGTGTGACTATGTCCTTGCCCTGAAAGAAAATCATGGTTCATCAGAAAATCGCGTACCTGGACTGAGAAACATCACTGGGAAGGCAATAACACAGTAA
- a CDS encoding MFS transporter, which produces MNKNFKLLLAGQMASQVGDKFHMIALAFWVLETTGSSGKMGMVLAASLVPSLVLGFFSGSFVDRYSRKKIIVGTDLVRGLVLMGFVWLFMANEMNLGLIIGLQVILSASAAFFDPSIPAMIPQIVGKDSLARANAMHQAANSAALIGGAALGGMAVAGLGYEWIFFLNGMSFLISAGFESFIKIYPGRNPGTKNSLGSDIKAGYLYLLGSPSLVVILFMVMVIHFFVGAIEVFMPVIADHFLDNGPKTLGFFQAALVMSLLLSRSSLGGTKKTALFSSVMAMGCLQAVTFFLPGSGSVQKIGFILCFFFWGCAMIRAAVSFKTLIQALTKNEYAGRVFALAATIGNGSIPAAMIFFGLLLDKSDFQKLFSLSGLILAGLGLTFLILFKKENK; this is translated from the coding sequence ATGAATAAGAATTTTAAATTATTGCTGGCCGGGCAGATGGCATCCCAGGTGGGGGATAAATTCCATATGATCGCCCTGGCATTCTGGGTGCTTGAAACCACGGGATCATCGGGAAAAATGGGGATGGTCCTGGCTGCATCCCTGGTCCCGTCTCTTGTGCTTGGTTTTTTTTCAGGATCGTTTGTTGACCGATATTCAAGAAAAAAAATTATCGTGGGAACGGATTTGGTCCGGGGACTCGTACTCATGGGATTTGTCTGGCTCTTCATGGCCAATGAGATGAATTTGGGCCTGATCATAGGGCTTCAGGTGATTTTATCCGCATCTGCGGCTTTTTTTGATCCCAGTATCCCTGCCATGATTCCCCAGATTGTGGGGAAGGATAGTCTCGCCCGGGCCAATGCCATGCACCAGGCCGCCAACAGTGCGGCCCTGATCGGAGGGGCTGCTTTGGGTGGAATGGCCGTGGCCGGTCTCGGGTATGAGTGGATATTTTTTCTCAACGGGATGTCTTTTTTGATTTCCGCCGGGTTTGAATCCTTTATTAAAATTTACCCGGGCCGGAACCCGGGGACAAAAAACAGCCTGGGGTCCGATATCAAAGCCGGGTATCTCTATTTACTGGGCAGCCCATCCTTGGTGGTGATTTTATTTATGGTCATGGTGATCCATTTTTTTGTGGGGGCCATTGAGGTGTTCATGCCGGTGATTGCAGATCATTTTTTAGACAATGGCCCAAAAACCCTTGGCTTTTTCCAGGCAGCCCTGGTCATGTCTCTTTTGTTAAGCCGGAGTTCTCTTGGGGGAACAAAAAAGACCGCTCTGTTTTCTTCGGTCATGGCCATGGGGTGTCTTCAGGCGGTTACGTTTTTTTTGCCCGGGTCTGGCAGCGTTCAAAAAATTGGATTTATCCTTTGTTTTTTTTTCTGGGGCTGCGCCATGATCCGGGCGGCAGTCTCTTTTAAAACATTGATCCAGGCCCTGACAAAAAATGAATATGCAGGCCGGGTGTTTGCCCTGGCCGCCACCATCGGAAACGGCTCTATTCCGGCGGCCATGATATTTTTTGGCCTGTTGCTGGACAAAAGCGATTTTCAAAAGCTTTTTTCCCTGTCCGGCTTGATTTTGGCAGGACTGGGCCTGACATTTTTAATTTTATTTAAAAAGGAAAACAAATGA
- a CDS encoding permease — protein MGRRLIIGLKYAYGELLTDIAKPFMIGILIAGAITFFFPEDLTLWANDHPFVSMLMMLAAGIPMYVCATSSTPIAAALILKGLNPGAALVFLLAGPATNAATMNIIKNLFNTRALIIYLSMIAVCSLAMGMMIDWIYTLMNINPQAIVGQASELVPYSVQISAAMILAGLILYNRFAGKGQGHEHEHGPGQCTGSGHAH, from the coding sequence TTGGGCCGACGGCTGATCATCGGCCTGAAATATGCCTATGGTGAATTGCTCACAGACATTGCAAAACCCTTTATGATCGGCATCCTTATCGCCGGAGCCATCACCTTTTTCTTTCCCGAAGACTTGACCCTCTGGGCCAATGACCATCCATTTGTTTCCATGCTGATGATGCTGGCAGCAGGTATCCCCATGTATGTCTGCGCCACCTCCTCCACCCCCATTGCAGCCGCACTGATTCTCAAGGGACTCAATCCCGGTGCTGCCCTGGTTTTTCTCCTGGCAGGCCCGGCCACCAATGCCGCGACAATGAACATTATTAAAAACCTGTTTAACACCCGGGCACTTATTATCTATCTATCAATGATTGCGGTCTGCTCTTTGGCCATGGGAATGATGATCGACTGGATATACACCCTCATGAACATAAATCCCCAGGCAATTGTGGGACAGGCCTCAGAGCTTGTGCCCTATTCTGTCCAAATTTCCGCAGCCATGATCCTGGCAGGGCTCATTTTGTACAACCGCTTTGCAGGCAAGGGACAGGGCCATGAACACGAGCATGGACCAGGGCAATGCACGGGCTCCGGGCATGCCCATTAG
- a CDS encoding helix-turn-helix transcriptional regulator, with protein sequence MDLCTIKCINEKEVNKTAENLPCKEDIIDMAAIFKALGDPSRLKILLCLRHQEHCVCDISAICGQTESAVSHQLRILRSLKIVKNRREGKIVYYSLDDDHVSSLLETSLAHVRH encoded by the coding sequence ATGGATCTGTGCACAATTAAATGCATCAATGAAAAAGAGGTCAACAAGACGGCTGAAAATCTGCCCTGTAAAGAGGACATTATTGATATGGCAGCCATTTTCAAGGCACTGGGAGATCCGTCCCGGTTGAAAATTCTTCTTTGCCTCAGGCACCAGGAACATTGTGTCTGCGATATTTCAGCAATCTGCGGTCAGACAGAATCCGCCGTATCCCACCAGCTGAGAATTTTAAGATCTTTAAAAATTGTTAAAAACAGAAGAGAGGGAAAAATTGTATACTACTCGCTTGATGACGACCATGTCAGTTCATTGTTAGAGACCAGCCTGGCACACGTGAGGCATTAG
- a CDS encoding permease, translating to MTIIHEILKESWFLYLDVAVYMLFGFLVAGILYVFFKADKIKHYLGTGKIKPVFLSAIFGIPIPLCSCGVVPVAMGLKKQGANSGAALSFMIATPESGVDSIAVSYAMLDPIMTVVRPVAGFITAVSTGIVQNFLGKETVKPSISPQPGST from the coding sequence ATGACCATTATACATGAAATATTAAAAGAATCCTGGTTTCTTTACCTGGATGTTGCCGTTTACATGCTGTTTGGTTTTTTGGTGGCCGGCATTCTCTATGTCTTTTTCAAGGCTGATAAAATCAAACATTACCTGGGCACGGGGAAAATCAAACCGGTATTTTTATCTGCCATTTTCGGCATCCCCATTCCCCTGTGCTCCTGCGGGGTCGTGCCGGTTGCCATGGGCCTGAAAAAACAGGGCGCCAATTCCGGGGCAGCCCTCTCGTTTATGATTGCCACCCCTGAATCCGGGGTGGACTCCATTGCCGTCTCCTATGCCATGCTTGATCCGATCATGACCGTCGTCCGGCCGGTGGCAGGGTTTATAACCGCCGTGAGTACGGGTATTGTCCAAAATTTTTTAGGCAAAGAAACCGTGAAACCCTCGATTTCGCCCCAGCCTGGCAGCACCTGA
- a CDS encoding NAD(P)-binding domain-containing protein, with translation MTKKLDILIIGAGSGGMAAGILAKKAGLSCLILEKGSTPMQGIIDTYPKGKKVYPTIPKRYTAPFAVDEINPPDARVPVEAYIDQARDAAKDSGLDIRYNEEFKTIEGDYPEYQVKTGSATYLTSNIILGFGSNIPNDLGIYGEAKTVARNIENGEDYIGINVLVIGGGNAAADVVASLSKIKREADDHTSVYWAHIKETFEINKDTTRDLGEEMLLGGHIKILQRAVPKIGEVDADGIDRLYIHQTSGAAMDRDLYLYQGMNFPMKNVIACIGHHGPSAIFDHLNLQQITCTGAICKIAKQGERLLMLSHTLETSRKGIFAIGGAINPSYMEIDPQGLIKEKRHSNLIYTAVLDAKTALDHLSAL, from the coding sequence ATGACAAAAAAACTGGACATCCTCATTATCGGTGCCGGCTCCGGCGGCATGGCAGCGGGAATTCTGGCCAAAAAAGCAGGCCTGTCCTGCCTGATTTTGGAAAAAGGCTCTACCCCCATGCAGGGGATCATTGATACCTATCCCAAGGGGAAAAAAGTCTATCCCACCATCCCGAAACGGTACACAGCACCCTTTGCCGTGGATGAAATCAACCCCCCGGACGCCAGGGTTCCGGTGGAAGCCTATATTGACCAGGCCAGGGATGCGGCAAAAGACTCAGGCCTTGACATCCGGTATAATGAAGAATTTAAAACCATTGAAGGCGATTATCCTGAGTACCAGGTCAAAACCGGTTCGGCCACCTATCTCACCTCAAATATTATCCTGGGATTCGGGAGCAATATCCCCAATGACTTAGGGATTTACGGGGAGGCCAAAACCGTGGCCCGGAATATTGAAAACGGGGAAGATTATATCGGCATCAATGTATTGGTCATTGGCGGGGGAAATGCCGCGGCCGACGTGGTGGCATCCCTGTCCAAAATCAAGCGGGAGGCTGACGACCACACATCAGTCTATTGGGCCCATATCAAGGAAACCTTTGAAATCAACAAGGATACGACCCGGGACCTGGGTGAAGAGATGCTCTTGGGAGGGCATATCAAGATTCTCCAGCGGGCAGTGCCCAAGATCGGGGAGGTGGATGCCGACGGCATTGACCGGCTCTATATTCACCAGACGTCCGGGGCGGCCATGGACCGGGATCTCTATCTATACCAGGGCATGAATTTTCCCATGAAAAATGTCATTGCCTGTATCGGCCACCACGGCCCGTCCGCAATTTTTGACCATTTAAATCTTCAGCAGATCACCTGCACAGGCGCCATCTGCAAAATCGCCAAACAAGGAGAGCGTCTGCTCATGCTCTCCCACACCCTGGAGACCAGCCGCAAAGGTATCTTTGCCATTGGCGGGGCCATCAACCCTTCCTATATGGAAATCGACCCCCAGGGCCTCATCAAGGAAAAACGCCATTCCAACCTGATTTATACGGCAGTTCTGGATGCAAAAACAGCCTTGGACCATTTATCCGCCCTTTGA